The following coding sequences are from one Mesotoga sp. Brook.08.105.5.1 window:
- the fba gene encoding class II fructose-1,6-bisphosphate aldolase, which produces MPYVNTKLILDRANKESYAVPALNINNLEFLQAIIDAGVEERSPVIIETSEGAIKYAGNGNVMLGARLFVSMVRSYAETVDIPVSLHVDHGKNFKILMAAIQAGYSSIMIDASEFPFEKNVIETKKMVEIAHSLGVSVEAELGRLVGIEDNVVVESHEAALVDPKEAEQFVKETGVDFLAPAIGTSHGAFKFKGEARLDFERLKMVKKLTGIPLVLHGASSVPKEVKDLAEEYGADFKGAKGVPGEILAESVKFGINKVNTDTDLRMAFIASLREFLAKNPGEFDPRKYFKTPKELVKNVIRERLRLLGCSNKA; this is translated from the coding sequence ATGCCTTACGTTAACACAAAACTGATACTTGATAGGGCTAACAAAGAATCCTACGCGGTACCAGCACTAAATATCAACAATCTAGAATTCCTTCAAGCGATTATCGATGCTGGAGTTGAAGAGCGCTCTCCAGTGATAATCGAAACCTCTGAAGGTGCAATCAAGTATGCAGGAAACGGCAATGTTATGCTGGGAGCAAGGCTTTTTGTTTCGATGGTAAGGAGTTATGCGGAGACCGTCGATATTCCAGTTTCACTACATGTCGATCATGGAAAGAACTTCAAAATACTCATGGCCGCCATTCAGGCAGGCTATTCTTCTATAATGATTGATGCTTCCGAATTTCCCTTTGAGAAGAACGTTATAGAGACGAAGAAAATGGTGGAAATTGCCCACAGTCTTGGAGTATCGGTTGAAGCGGAACTCGGCAGATTGGTTGGGATAGAGGACAATGTTGTGGTTGAGTCCCATGAAGCGGCTCTTGTCGATCCCAAGGAGGCAGAGCAGTTTGTTAAAGAGACTGGGGTGGACTTTCTTGCTCCTGCTATAGGAACTAGCCATGGGGCCTTTAAGTTCAAAGGAGAAGCGAGACTTGACTTTGAGAGACTGAAGATGGTTAAGAAGCTTACCGGTATTCCTCTTGTTCTACATGGAGCTTCGAGCGTTCCCAAGGAGGTCAAGGACCTGGCCGAGGAGTATGGAGCTGACTTCAAAGGGGCAAAGGGAGTTCCTGGCGAGATTCTTGCTGAATCAGTGAAATTCGGAATAAACAAAGTTAACACAGATACAGATTTGAGAATGGCTTTCATCGCTTCGTTGAGAGAGTTTCTTGCAAAGAATCCTGGGGAGTTTGATCCGAGGAAATACTTCAAGACACCGAAAGAACTGGTCAAGAATGTGATAAGGGAAAGGTTGAGACTTCTAGGATGTTCTAATAAAGCATAA
- a CDS encoding DUF3783 domain-containing protein, translating into MSTFELQRAVLLHCDEAATEVLRKSFKDTTVIDCRGLENLTLKEILNSECPKKEAPLTSGEVLCYVIFSGFENSYIGQIIKQIRRYLGRDLVFATTTESNMNWKMSDLLSELAEEHNYFVKARREKLDG; encoded by the coding sequence ATGAGTACTTTCGAGCTCCAGCGTGCGGTCCTTCTTCACTGTGACGAAGCGGCAACAGAGGTCCTTCGAAAATCATTCAAGGACACCACGGTAATCGACTGCCGTGGGTTGGAGAACTTAACTCTGAAGGAAATTCTGAATTCGGAATGTCCAAAGAAGGAGGCTCCCTTGACTTCCGGCGAGGTTCTATGTTATGTGATTTTTAGTGGGTTTGAGAACAGTTATATTGGTCAGATCATTAAACAAATCCGTCGGTATCTTGGGAGAGACTTGGTATTCGCAACCACCACTGAATCGAATATGAACTGGAAGATGAGTGATTTACTTTCTGAATTGGCGGAGGAACACAACTACTTTGTGAAAGCGAGGCGGGAAAAACTTGATGGATAA
- a CDS encoding cyclic nucleotide-binding domain-containing protein, whose amino-acid sequence MYYIVSSGGLILKGFNSDDKVYMEGDLADPMSIVGEKYSGDLLSIGDSSILVGDRDELREYLVARPERLEKFLQNVEEDLRSCSESKGLDLDGLVSILVSMKQHWLKEYPPLLFGEKSLYRKGIKLIERREYPSAQEVLKSYLEQYQNSPLSRPVKLYYSLSCFLNNSLDLALTSILEIVEGEADEIAGIARFFACRMGLLESGFKFLYKGPDYSSNLFRNLRRDSRKIRKTDSDKIVVEEGKRAGSAIFLLKGEMILSKRRENENSVLFSLKSPNSIGEVQLLAKSKWDTTVVVRRNSEYVLLDRSRLVQHLIHKSPQDGFKMVEYILGYMRQSLIS is encoded by the coding sequence TTGTATTATATTGTCTCGTCAGGTGGCCTTATTCTTAAGGGATTCAATTCGGATGACAAGGTCTATATGGAAGGAGATCTAGCAGACCCAATGTCTATAGTTGGTGAAAAGTACAGCGGAGATCTTCTTTCCATAGGGGATTCTTCAATTCTTGTTGGCGATAGGGATGAGCTCAGAGAATATCTGGTTGCCAGGCCGGAGAGACTCGAGAAGTTCCTTCAGAATGTCGAAGAAGATTTGAGATCATGTTCCGAATCGAAGGGTCTTGATCTTGACGGTTTGGTTTCGATTTTGGTATCCATGAAGCAGCACTGGTTGAAGGAATACCCTCCACTATTGTTCGGCGAAAAGTCTCTTTACAGAAAGGGCATAAAGCTGATAGAGAGGAGGGAATACCCATCTGCTCAGGAAGTTCTGAAGAGTTATCTGGAACAGTATCAGAACTCACCTTTGTCAAGACCGGTGAAACTCTACTATTCATTAAGCTGTTTTCTAAATAACTCTTTAGATCTGGCATTGACATCGATTCTGGAGATTGTTGAAGGAGAGGCAGACGAGATAGCTGGAATAGCTAGGTTCTTTGCTTGTCGCATGGGACTTCTAGAATCGGGATTCAAGTTCCTCTATAAGGGACCCGATTACAGTTCAAACCTCTTCAGGAATTTGAGAAGGGACTCACGGAAAATCAGAAAGACCGATTCGGACAAGATTGTTGTTGAGGAGGGGAAAAGAGCCGGCAGTGCTATCTTTCTTCTCAAAGGAGAGATGATTCTCTCGAAAAGAAGAGAGAATGAAAACTCTGTTCTATTCTCGCTTAAATCTCCAAATTCTATCGGCGAAGTTCAGTTGCTGGCGAAGAGTAAGTGGGACACGACAGTTGTTGTTCGGAGAAATTCCGAGTATGTGCTCTTGGACAGAAGCCGGCTTGTTCAACACCTGATACACAAATCTCCTCAAGACGGATTCAAGATGGTGGAGTATATTCTCGGGTATATGAGGCAGTCACTAATTTCATGA
- the dprA gene encoding DNA-processing protein DprA, whose translation MDRLEYAAIALSGDFNPSEMEKIESSGFDSSLLFRSPIELNRNKLKNFARNFSSVIRTLSTYGNFITHRDEEYPDSLKHIFEPPSVLFFRGKVSLLDSKSVLAVVGSRKADKYGTSVAREYSRLLSERGITIVSGLAVGIDAEAHIGALDGSGTTVGVLGTGIDVYYPASNSSLIRSVMEKGCVISEYLPGTPPLKQNFPRRNRIIAGLARAVLVVQATIRSGSLITARLALENGRDVYAVPGDINRKNSEGTNWLIKNGAKLVAEFGDVIEEFPEIDIGELHEGSVDSEVLEVLGTGSLTFGELLLKTKLPSKDLIVELTNLQLEGYVYEENGRWNRT comes from the coding sequence ATGGATAGACTAGAATATGCTGCAATTGCGCTTTCGGGCGACTTCAACCCTTCTGAAATGGAGAAGATAGAGAGTTCTGGATTCGATAGCTCTCTGCTTTTTCGTTCGCCAATAGAATTGAATAGAAACAAACTGAAGAATTTCGCAAGGAATTTCTCCAGTGTTATTAGAACTCTTTCAACATACGGCAACTTCATAACTCACAGGGATGAGGAGTATCCCGATTCTCTGAAGCACATCTTCGAACCGCCTTCAGTGCTTTTCTTTCGGGGAAAAGTCTCATTGCTCGATTCAAAAAGCGTCTTAGCGGTTGTCGGATCAAGGAAGGCCGACAAGTACGGAACTTCAGTTGCCAGAGAGTACTCAAGGTTGCTTTCCGAAAGAGGAATCACGATAGTCAGCGGTCTTGCTGTCGGAATAGATGCCGAAGCTCACATTGGTGCTCTTGACGGATCTGGAACGACTGTAGGTGTTTTGGGAACGGGAATCGACGTCTATTACCCTGCGTCAAACAGCTCTCTTATCAGATCGGTCATGGAAAAAGGTTGCGTAATTTCGGAGTATCTGCCTGGAACGCCCCCCTTGAAACAGAATTTCCCAAGAAGGAATAGAATAATTGCCGGTCTAGCTAGGGCGGTCTTAGTGGTACAGGCGACTATACGAAGTGGCTCCTTGATCACCGCTAGGCTCGCGCTTGAAAATGGAAGAGATGTCTACGCTGTTCCCGGGGATATCAACCGAAAGAACTCTGAGGGAACAAACTGGCTCATAAAGAATGGTGCAAAGCTCGTTGCGGAATTCGGTGACGTAATTGAAGAATTCCCTGAGATTGACATTGGAGAGTTACACGAAGGGAGTGTAGATTCAGAGGTTCTAGAAGTTCTCGGAACCGGTTCCCTAACGTTTGGAGAGCTTCTTCTCAAAACGAAACTACCTAGCAAAGATTTGATAGTTGAGTTAACGAACCTTCAACTCGAAGGTTACGTTTATGAGGAAAACGGGCGATGGAATAGAACTTAG
- a CDS encoding GNAT family N-acetyltransferase — protein sequence MDNLFHKLEDLSKVELVNLLNSIFSDYVLRMHWTLESFERDVRENNISLSESFVMEVKGEYAGVVLLSFRGKRAKIDLMGVLSSFRREGIGFRMVDEALKIAKWNGCEQIVLEVPEKDSAAIAFYEKYGFRHKRNLITFFIKRPGTKGFSLKKSDSSRIIECALSAISNFKRNPEWEREPSSFTHLEQYNFDFVENSEGKERGYCIWQEKDSLFYVRDAGPVKSSSYREIIGGLCGIAKDKGLTPLFPTVPDDDPLFLEATELDPEVLLKQSEMIYKIH from the coding sequence ATGGATAACTTGTTCCATAAACTTGAGGATCTCTCAAAAGTTGAATTAGTAAATCTTCTGAATTCGATTTTTTCGGACTATGTTCTCAGAATGCACTGGACTCTGGAGAGTTTCGAGAGAGATGTGAGAGAGAACAACATATCGCTTTCGGAATCCTTCGTTATGGAAGTAAAGGGAGAGTATGCGGGAGTTGTGCTGTTGAGTTTCAGGGGCAAAAGAGCAAAAATCGACCTGATGGGAGTCTTGTCTTCTTTCAGAAGAGAAGGAATTGGCTTCCGAATGGTCGATGAGGCACTTAAAATCGCAAAGTGGAATGGTTGTGAGCAAATTGTTCTGGAGGTCCCGGAAAAGGATTCTGCAGCAATCGCCTTTTATGAAAAGTATGGCTTCAGGCACAAACGTAATCTGATCACTTTCTTCATCAAAAGACCCGGCACAAAGGGATTCTCACTCAAGAAATCCGATTCAAGCAGAATTATAGAGTGCGCTCTTTCTGCAATTAGCAACTTCAAGAGAAATCCCGAGTGGGAAAGAGAGCCTTCTAGCTTCACTCATCTAGAGCAGTACAACTTTGACTTCGTTGAGAATTCCGAGGGAAAGGAAAGAGGCTACTGCATCTGGCAGGAAAAGGATTCTCTCTTCTATGTGAGAGACGCTGGCCCAGTAAAGAGTTCCTCATATAGGGAAATAATAGGAGGGCTTTGCGGAATCGCTAAGGACAAAGGGCTCACTCCTCTCTTTCCTACCGTTCCGGATGACGATCCGCTATTTCTGGAAGCAACAGAACTCGATCCTGAGGTTTTGCTAAAGCAGAGCGAGATGATTTACAAGATTCATTGA
- a CDS encoding acetate kinase, with protein sequence MKILVINCGSSSIKYQLLDAASENVLAKGLLERIGIPGSKLTHKKSDQKFEFENDIADHTEGLELIIEVLQAEKTGVVKDINEIEAVGHRVVHGGERFASSVLIDDEVIKEIESNNFLAPLHNPANIEGIVAAKKILPSVPQVGVFDTAFHQSMPESSYLYAIPYGLYRKYKIRRYGFHGTSHRYVSERVASILGKPLKELKIITAHIGNGASITAVKNGRSFDTSMGFTPLEGLVMGTRSGDIDPAIVPFLQEQEGLSPGEVNNLLNKESGMYGLTDRQFSDMRDIEMRAIDNEPLCKRAHDVYEHRLAKYIGAYAAAMNGVDAIVFTAGVGENSAYLRANIINKYLGHLGISLDEENNRARGKEVMISTADSRVKVFVIPTNEELVIARDTSKIVKNGLKELKLWED encoded by the coding sequence ATGAAGATTCTTGTAATCAATTGCGGCTCGTCCTCAATCAAGTACCAGCTTCTCGATGCCGCAAGTGAAAATGTTCTGGCAAAAGGTCTACTCGAAAGAATAGGAATTCCTGGATCCAAACTGACTCACAAGAAGAGCGACCAGAAGTTTGAGTTCGAGAACGACATTGCCGACCACACTGAAGGCCTAGAACTTATAATAGAAGTTTTGCAGGCTGAGAAGACTGGAGTTGTGAAAGACATTAACGAGATTGAAGCGGTAGGTCATCGTGTAGTCCACGGTGGTGAAAGATTTGCTTCTTCAGTGCTCATTGACGATGAAGTGATAAAGGAAATAGAATCCAACAACTTCCTTGCACCTCTTCATAATCCGGCGAACATAGAAGGGATCGTTGCTGCAAAGAAGATCCTTCCATCGGTTCCTCAAGTGGGCGTCTTTGATACGGCATTCCATCAATCAATGCCCGAATCCTCTTACCTTTACGCAATACCTTATGGTCTGTATAGGAAGTATAAAATAAGAAGATACGGCTTCCATGGCACAAGCCACAGATACGTTTCGGAAAGGGTTGCATCCATTCTAGGGAAACCACTCAAGGAGCTAAAGATAATAACTGCTCACATAGGCAATGGCGCTTCGATCACAGCCGTTAAGAATGGCAGATCTTTCGATACTTCAATGGGGTTCACGCCTCTTGAGGGATTGGTTATGGGAACTCGCTCTGGAGATATTGATCCTGCAATAGTGCCTTTCTTGCAAGAACAAGAAGGGCTCTCACCTGGCGAAGTCAACAATCTGCTAAACAAGGAAAGCGGTATGTACGGACTCACAGACAGGCAGTTCAGTGATATGAGAGACATTGAGATGCGCGCAATTGATAATGAACCTCTGTGTAAACGAGCTCATGACGTATATGAGCACAGATTGGCTAAGTACATTGGTGCTTATGCAGCCGCTATGAACGGAGTCGATGCAATAGTCTTCACAGCTGGAGTCGGAGAAAACAGCGCATATCTGAGAGCCAATATCATAAATAAGTATCTTGGCCACCTTGGGATATCTCTTGACGAAGAAAACAACAGAGCCAGGGGAAAGGAAGTAATGATTTCAACTGCAGACTCTAGAGTCAAGGTTTTTGTGATTCCTACGAACGAAGAACTCGTTATTGCAAGGGATACAAGTAAGATAGTTAAGAACGGACTTAAGGAACTGAAACTTTGGGAAGACTGA